The genomic interval AAGCAGCAAATAGCCATAAAAAGATAATCAGGGTTTTTAAAAGTCCCATAAGGGAAGGGCTTACTTCAATTTTTAGTGCATCAAAGAAATAGATAATAAATAAGGTAGCGATACAACCGGCAAAACCACCGGAATACAGCGTTGCGGCAAATACATAGGACGTATACCTGGCTGTGAAATCGAAAATTTTTGAAGCAGTTTTCGAAAGAAAAGTTATAGAGTTTTTTGCTGGCAAATATACTTCCTTTGTTTTTTACTCAAAATACAGAAACTTATACAAAACTGTAAAGAAATAAAAATTTTTAGTTGAAGGTTAGCTTTGTATCGAAAACTTTTTTTTCCAATACTTTTTTCTTTATTCTACTCCTGTAGTTCAGCTCCGCTTTATCTGGCCAGGCAGGGTACTCAATTTGGATTTACAGATGAAGAAGGCATTTTTCAAATTTCTCCACAATTTGAAGAAGCTTTTCCATTTCGGGAAGATAGAGCAAGGGTGAAAATCGGAGCCTATTTTGGTTTTATCAATAGATCCGGAAGAATCGTTATAAACCCTCGTTTTGAAGAAGCTTCCGATTTTTACTCAGGTCTGGCCAGGGTAAAACTAAATGGAAAATGGGGTTATCTTCGACCGAATGGAAATTTTGCCATTGAACCTGTCTACGAAAGTGTTTATGATTTTTCGGAGGGTCTGGCCAGGGTTTTTGAAGGAGGACGTTGTGGTTATATTAATCTTTCCGGAAAAATGCAAATTAGTCTTCAATTTGAATACTGTGATGATTTCAAAGAAGGACTGGCTTCCATCAAACTCAACGATAAATATGGATATATAAATTTCTCAGGAAAGATGCTAATTAAGCCTCAGTTTTCTTTTGCAGCTGCATATTCTGAGGGTTATGCCATGATTATGGAGAAAAATCGCTTTGGCTTTATAGATAAAAGGGGAAATTTTATAGTAAATCCTGTGTATAGATACGCAGGAAGCTTTTCCGAAGGACTGGTGCGTGTTTGTGAAGATAAAAAATGGTCCTATATAAATTATGAAGGTAAAGAAGTGATTCCACCTCAGTTTCAATTCGCCAGGGATTTTGCCAATGGCCTGGCAGCGGTTCAATTGGGTGATAAATGGGCTTTTATTAATCGGGAAGGCAAAATTCTCATTAATCCACTTTATTCAGAAGCTGGAGATTTCCAGGAAGAACGGGCCTTTGTAAGGCTTGATGCAGTTCCGGGTTTTATTAATAAGGAAGGTAAATTTTTTCCTCTAAAAAAATAATGTTCTTACTGACCCTTTCCAGGAGTGAAATAAACGAGATTTTGATGGCTCGCTTACGAGGACTCCAGACTTTTTAAAGGGATATGTTCACGGGAGTATCCCTTTAAAGGTTTTTCATTGAAAAAAAAAGCCCGATTTTAGAACTATTCTTATTATGATAGAATACGAAGCGGTGATCGGGCTTGAAGTCCATGCTCAATTAAATACAGAATCAAAGATTTTTTCCGGTGCTCCAACTGAATTTGGAAATGCAGCCAACACCCAGGTTTCACCTGTTTGTTACGCTTTACCGGGAACTTTGCCGGTTTTGAATGAATTAGCACTGGAAAAGGCGATTTCAGCAGGCCTGGCTTTTGGTTGTAGTATTTCGCTTTTTACTAAATTTGACCGGAAAAATTATTTTTATCCCGATTTACCCAAAGGCTATCAGATTTCCCAGTTTGATAAACCCATTTGTCTTGGCGGAAAGGTTACATTTCAAATGAAGGACAAAGAAGGGGAGAATTCTGTTAATCTTACTCGTATTCATCTCGAAGAAGATGCCGGGAAACTTATCCATTCTCAGGACTCAAGGCAGGTATCTTTTTTAGATTTAAACCGTGCCGGGACACCTCTCATCGAAATTGTTTCTGAACCGGAAATTCGAAGTTCAGATGAAGCCTACGCGTATTTAAACTCTTTAAAAAATGTCTTACGCTATGTGGGTGTGTCGGATTGCAATATGGAGGAAGGTTCCCTTCGCTGTGACGCGAATGTTTCGATACGTCCGAAAGGTTCAAATGAGTTAAGAACCAGGGTGGAAATAAAGAATTTAAATTCTTTTAAAGCAGTAAAAGCGGCTATTGACTATGAAATCGAATGGCAAAAAGATATGTATAGTCGAAACGAGGCTTTTAAACAGCAAACAAAACTATGGGATCCGGATTCGAATAAAACCGTTTCTATGCGTTCCAAGGAAATGGCCCATGATTATCGTTATTTTCCGGATCCGGATTTGCCTGTGATTCTTTTAGAACAAAAATTTATCGATGAGTTAAAATCTAAATTACCTGAATTACCGGATGTGAGAAAAAAACGCTTTCAAACAGAACTTGGTTTACCTGAATATGATGCATTGGTTCTTACTTCTGAAAAGGAAATTGCAGATTATTTTGAAGAGGCTTTAAAATATTCGAAGGATTCGAAAAAAACATCTAACTGGGTGAAAGATGAGGTTTTGGGAATTGTTAACAAAGAAGGCGTGAGTATAACCGGGTTTTCTATTGAACCGAAACGTCTGGGAAGGATGATAGAGTTAATAAACACCGGTGAGATTTCTGGAAAGATTGCAAAGACAATTTTTGAAGAAATGCTTACTTCCAAATTTTCACCTGATGAAATTATGGATAAGAAAGGTCTTCGGGTTGTGCGGGATGATAAAGCTATAGAAGAATTATGTGATAAGGTTATTCAAGATTTACCTGAATCTGTAGACTCCTTCAAGAAAGGGAAAGGGAAAGCACTTGGTTCTCTGGTTGGAGCGGTAATGAAGCACAGTAAGGGAAAAGCGGATCCGAAACTTGTAAACGAAATACTAATAAAGAAATTAAATGAACTTCCAAACGTTTGATTGGAGTCTGTACTAATATATAAGAAAGGTGTGAATATGAGTTCGTTAACTGAAGAATTGAAGCGGGAGCATGAAATTGTAGTTACCAATTTGGCTAAAGTTAAACAATTGGGGATAGCCTCTAAGGAAGCAAGGAAAATTCTTTTTGAAACAAAAGCGGCCTTAT from Leptospiraceae bacterium carries:
- a CDS encoding WG repeat-containing protein, coding for MYRKLFFPILFSLFYSCSSAPLYLARQGTQFGFTDEEGIFQISPQFEEAFPFREDRARVKIGAYFGFINRSGRIVINPRFEEASDFYSGLARVKLNGKWGYLRPNGNFAIEPVYESVYDFSEGLARVFEGGRCGYINLSGKMQISLQFEYCDDFKEGLASIKLNDKYGYINFSGKMLIKPQFSFAAAYSEGYAMIMEKNRFGFIDKRGNFIVNPVYRYAGSFSEGLVRVCEDKKWSYINYEGKEVIPPQFQFARDFANGLAAVQLGDKWAFINREGKILINPLYSEAGDFQEERAFVRLDAVPGFINKEGKFFPLKK
- the gatB gene encoding Asp-tRNA(Asn)/Glu-tRNA(Gln) amidotransferase subunit GatB gives rise to the protein MIEYEAVIGLEVHAQLNTESKIFSGAPTEFGNAANTQVSPVCYALPGTLPVLNELALEKAISAGLAFGCSISLFTKFDRKNYFYPDLPKGYQISQFDKPICLGGKVTFQMKDKEGENSVNLTRIHLEEDAGKLIHSQDSRQVSFLDLNRAGTPLIEIVSEPEIRSSDEAYAYLNSLKNVLRYVGVSDCNMEEGSLRCDANVSIRPKGSNELRTRVEIKNLNSFKAVKAAIDYEIEWQKDMYSRNEAFKQQTKLWDPDSNKTVSMRSKEMAHDYRYFPDPDLPVILLEQKFIDELKSKLPELPDVRKKRFQTELGLPEYDALVLTSEKEIADYFEEALKYSKDSKKTSNWVKDEVLGIVNKEGVSITGFSIEPKRLGRMIELINTGEISGKIAKTIFEEMLTSKFSPDEIMDKKGLRVVRDDKAIEELCDKVIQDLPESVDSFKKGKGKALGSLVGAVMKHSKGKADPKLVNEILIKKLNELPNV